One part of the Microvirga sp. TS319 genome encodes these proteins:
- a CDS encoding LysR family transcriptional regulator — protein sequence MMNLRQMEVFNAIMVTGSVTGAAQLLNVTQPAISTVLKHCESRLKMKLFQRVGGRLQPTNEAHAIFPDVAEIFGRIEAVGRLTQDLVGGRLGTLPVAAAFPIANGYLAKAVATFVAKRPQVQCTLQSLTSPQVLDRVINREVEIGIAHEPIVSSAVDTEVLMSWSIACVMPEDHPLANLEEVNIKDLAPYPIITYLPQIVFRPYVDRALSEAGIAPTIVVQVSVSLTGIMLARFGAGIALVDPLLVSAMGIPGLVVRNLNPRIEAKTLLIRPKAAPQSVVVNDFIDHLRQTVREEHL from the coding sequence ATGATGAACCTTCGACAGATGGAGGTCTTCAACGCCATCATGGTGACCGGTTCAGTCACCGGAGCCGCGCAACTGCTCAATGTGACGCAACCTGCCATTAGCACCGTGCTGAAGCACTGTGAGAGCCGGTTGAAGATGAAGCTCTTCCAGAGGGTCGGCGGTCGGCTGCAGCCGACCAACGAGGCTCATGCCATCTTCCCGGATGTCGCCGAGATTTTCGGCCGGATCGAAGCCGTGGGACGGCTTACCCAGGACTTGGTCGGCGGCCGGCTCGGCACTCTTCCCGTCGCTGCGGCTTTTCCCATTGCCAACGGCTACCTCGCAAAGGCTGTCGCGACCTTCGTGGCAAAGAGACCTCAGGTGCAATGCACCCTTCAGTCGCTCACGTCCCCGCAGGTTCTCGACCGGGTGATCAATCGCGAGGTCGAGATCGGAATCGCGCACGAACCGATCGTCAGTTCGGCGGTGGACACGGAGGTGCTCATGAGCTGGAGCATCGCCTGCGTCATGCCGGAAGATCATCCTTTAGCCAACCTCGAAGAGGTCAACATCAAGGACCTCGCTCCTTATCCCATCATCACATACCTGCCCCAGATCGTCTTCCGCCCCTATGTGGACCGCGCGCTCAGCGAGGCAGGGATCGCGCCTACTATCGTTGTCCAGGTGAGCGTCTCCCTGACCGGCATCATGCTCGCGCGTTTCGGCGCAGGCATTGCGCTCGTCGATCCCCTCCTTGTGAGCGCGATGGGCATTCCGGGACTTGTCGTCCGAAACCTGAACCCACGCATCGAAGCCAAGACCCTGCTCATCCGACCCAAGGCCGCTCCTCAATCAGTAGTCGTGAATGACTTCATCGATCATCTCAGACAGACGGTCCGGGAGGAGCATCTGTAG
- a CDS encoding chromate transporter: protein MDTKSSKLRLGGEATMQEASGPRVSVRDLFWAFLLVGLSGFGGVLPFVRHMLVDKRRWLSPAEFTEVLGLSQLLPGPNVVNISIYVGARFAGAIGATAAFLGMMVAPIAIVLCLGAAYTRYGDLPAIANAFRGVASAAAGLVVAMAIKIAWPVLRSGRTIAISALVFGAIVIIKLPLVWTLAIMAPVSVLWIWWKAS from the coding sequence ATGGACACGAAGAGCAGCAAGCTGAGGCTCGGTGGCGAGGCAACGATGCAGGAGGCATCGGGACCACGGGTCAGTGTGCGTGACCTGTTCTGGGCGTTTCTGCTGGTCGGACTCTCGGGTTTCGGTGGCGTTCTCCCCTTTGTCCGCCACATGCTGGTCGACAAGCGCCGCTGGCTCTCTCCCGCCGAATTCACGGAGGTGCTGGGACTCTCTCAGCTGCTTCCAGGTCCGAACGTGGTCAACATCAGCATTTATGTCGGGGCGCGCTTTGCGGGTGCGATCGGCGCCACGGCCGCGTTCCTGGGGATGATGGTGGCTCCCATCGCGATCGTCCTCTGCCTGGGGGCGGCCTACACCCGCTACGGCGATCTTCCTGCCATTGCGAACGCTTTCCGAGGAGTTGCTTCCGCAGCCGCCGGGCTCGTCGTCGCAATGGCGATCAAGATAGCCTGGCCGGTGCTCCGCTCAGGGCGCACCATCGCCATTTCCGCTCTTGTCTTTGGTGCGATCGTGATCATAAAGCTACCGCTCGTCTGGACACTCGCCATCATGGCCCCTGTCAGCGTCCTCTGGATCTGGTGGAAGGCATCGTGA
- a CDS encoding chromate transporter: protein MSGNDSLWGFVLHLSLLSLLAIGGVNTILPELHRFVVLDHSWMTNEQFTALFALAQAAPGPNVIFVTLIGWQVAGVVGALLATIAICGPATVIAYVVTRLSTQWQHLKWFRVLRSGLVPLTTGLMIASAWLLTAASAQSVFSYIITITTALVMLTTRVNPLWLLALAGGVGAGGIL from the coding sequence GTGAGCGGCAATGACAGCCTGTGGGGGTTCGTCCTCCACCTCTCGCTCCTGTCTCTTCTAGCGATAGGCGGGGTGAATACCATTCTCCCTGAGCTTCATCGCTTCGTGGTCCTTGACCATTCATGGATGACGAACGAACAGTTCACCGCTCTTTTCGCGCTCGCCCAAGCGGCTCCGGGGCCGAACGTGATCTTCGTAACCCTGATCGGCTGGCAGGTCGCCGGGGTGGTCGGCGCTCTCCTGGCTACGATCGCAATCTGCGGTCCGGCAACTGTCATCGCGTATGTGGTGACGCGCCTGTCGACCCAGTGGCAGCATCTGAAATGGTTCAGAGTGCTGCGAAGCGGGCTTGTCCCGTTGACGACGGGCCTGATGATCGCCAGCGCGTGGCTTCTCACAGCCGCATCCGCTCAGAGCGTTTTCAGCTACATCATTACAATCACGACAGCCCTCGTGATGCTGACGACACGGGTCAACCCTTTGTGGCTCCTCGCACTTGCGGGAGGAGTTGGCGCCGGAGGTATCCTCTGA
- a CDS encoding 2-hydroxyacid dehydrogenase, with protein sequence MATLTIGIIDPFHPKSIETIEAAIPAEWRLSIAKGQNIDEKAQALRDSDVVFVMAAPMPASLIDAAPRLRFIQKLGAGIDRIDLDHCAARGIGLARLQAGNSIPVAEHTLLLMLAACRRLPLLDRQTRAGGWDKETARGVSRQINGKTVGIVGFGAIGQAVSKLLTGFGANVLYFDPRRASPELERELHVTYASLDELTAQSDIVSLHLPLMKETARIFDAARIARMKPGSTLINCARGGLIDETALHDALVSGHVFSAGIDAFEQEPPVGSPLLRLDQTVVTPHTAGGTIDNFKPVVERAVRNTQLFLSGEDIPAQDLVQAPRRSAA encoded by the coding sequence ATGGCGACGCTGACAATCGGCATCATCGACCCGTTCCACCCAAAGAGCATTGAGACAATCGAGGCTGCAATCCCCGCTGAATGGCGGCTCAGCATCGCCAAGGGACAGAACATCGACGAGAAGGCGCAAGCACTTCGCGATTCGGATGTCGTCTTCGTCATGGCTGCGCCAATGCCTGCTTCGCTCATCGATGCGGCACCGCGCCTGCGGTTCATTCAGAAGCTCGGGGCCGGTATCGACCGGATCGATCTCGACCACTGTGCTGCACGCGGAATCGGCTTGGCGCGTCTTCAGGCCGGGAATTCGATTCCCGTGGCGGAGCATACGCTTCTCCTGATGCTTGCAGCGTGCCGGCGTCTTCCGCTCCTCGATCGACAGACCCGCGCGGGCGGCTGGGACAAGGAGACTGCGCGCGGAGTGAGCCGGCAGATCAACGGCAAAACTGTCGGAATTGTAGGCTTCGGCGCGATTGGGCAGGCCGTCTCCAAGCTGCTCACAGGATTCGGCGCGAACGTCCTCTACTTCGATCCAAGGCGAGCCAGCCCTGAACTCGAGCGGGAACTGCATGTGACTTACGCATCCCTCGACGAGTTGACCGCGCAGTCGGACATCGTGTCCCTCCATCTCCCCCTCATGAAGGAGACGGCCAGGATCTTCGACGCGGCGCGCATTGCGAGAATGAAACCTGGATCGACCCTGATCAACTGCGCTCGCGGCGGCCTCATCGACGAGACCGCTCTGCACGATGCGCTCGTCAGTGGGCACGTCTTTTCGGCCGGTATCGATGCCTTCGAGCAGGAGCCACCGGTCGGGAGTCCTTTGCTCCGTCTCGATCAGACCGTCGTCACTCCGCATACTGCCGGTGGCACGATCGACAACTTCAAGCCCGTCGTGGAGCGGGCCGTGCGCAACACGCAGCTCTTTCTTTCCGGAGAGGATATCCCCGCACAGGACTTGGTGCAGGCGCCGCGCAGGTCGGCAGCGTGA
- a CDS encoding aldehyde dehydrogenase: MDLHPFMIGNQWREGQGTPFVSVNPSDGTEVAWIAGAGSADIDDAVKAARAALGNPAWAGLKHHERAALLYRMADLVGANVERLARVQMEDNGKTFAECLSQAKSAAATFRYYGAACETFESELTTQRGPSVTMTVYEPVGVIAAITPWNSPLTLEAQKLAPILAAGNTVVLKPSEVTPRIALEYARLAIEAGFPAGVVNVVTGAADVGRTLVEHAGVDMVSFTGGTSAGRAIAATAGRRLKPVVLELGGKSPHIVFADADLRKAPKSVADGIFSGGGQSCIAGSRVFVEASIFQPFMEAFQAAAQGYTLGTPDHPSTRMGPMVSFNHRDHVARAVELAREEGGQVLVGGDLPTGEAFRNGAYYPATVISGVTNQSRVCQQEIFGPVAVVLPFDNESDLIEQANDTEFGLAAGLWTSDFAKAWRVARAIQAGTVWINTYKETSISTSFGGFKQSGLGREKGLNGMRTYMEPKGLYWHVG, encoded by the coding sequence ATGGATCTGCATCCCTTTATGATCGGCAATCAATGGCGGGAAGGGCAGGGAACGCCCTTCGTCTCGGTGAATCCTAGCGACGGAACTGAGGTCGCCTGGATCGCCGGTGCGGGATCTGCAGATATTGATGACGCCGTAAAGGCTGCACGGGCGGCATTGGGCAACCCGGCTTGGGCCGGGCTGAAGCACCATGAGCGTGCTGCTCTTCTTTACCGCATGGCGGATCTTGTGGGCGCGAACGTCGAGCGTCTTGCCCGTGTGCAGATGGAAGATAACGGTAAGACTTTTGCGGAATGCCTGTCTCAGGCGAAGAGCGCAGCAGCCACTTTTCGCTATTATGGCGCCGCCTGCGAGACTTTCGAAAGCGAGCTTACGACCCAGCGCGGCCCCAGTGTCACCATGACCGTATACGAGCCTGTTGGAGTGATTGCTGCAATCACGCCCTGGAACTCGCCGCTGACGCTTGAAGCGCAGAAGCTTGCCCCTATTCTTGCCGCCGGAAACACCGTCGTGCTCAAGCCGTCGGAGGTGACGCCTCGCATTGCTCTCGAATATGCGCGGTTAGCCATCGAAGCGGGATTCCCGGCCGGGGTCGTGAACGTCGTGACCGGCGCGGCCGATGTGGGGCGAACCCTGGTCGAGCACGCCGGCGTTGACATGGTGAGCTTCACTGGCGGGACGTCCGCCGGACGGGCCATCGCGGCGACGGCTGGACGGCGCCTTAAGCCGGTTGTGCTCGAACTCGGCGGAAAGTCGCCTCACATCGTCTTTGCGGATGCTGACCTCAGGAAGGCGCCGAAGAGCGTCGCCGATGGGATCTTCTCGGGTGGAGGCCAATCCTGCATCGCTGGCTCCCGTGTTTTCGTGGAAGCATCGATCTTCCAGCCCTTCATGGAAGCCTTCCAGGCTGCCGCGCAGGGCTACACGCTCGGGACTCCCGATCATCCTTCGACGCGAATGGGGCCGATGGTAAGCTTCAACCATCGTGATCACGTCGCCCGGGCCGTCGAACTGGCACGTGAGGAGGGCGGCCAAGTCCTCGTCGGCGGAGATCTGCCGACCGGGGAGGCATTCAGGAATGGCGCTTACTATCCAGCGACCGTCATCAGTGGCGTTACGAACCAGTCACGGGTTTGCCAGCAGGAAATCTTCGGGCCCGTTGCCGTCGTCCTGCCGTTCGACAACGAGAGTGATCTGATCGAGCAGGCCAACGACACGGAATTTGGTCTCGCGGCTGGCCTCTGGACGAGCGACTTCGCGAAAGCCTGGCGCGTGGCGCGCGCGATTCAGGCCGGAACGGTCTGGATCAATACCTACAAGGAAACATCGATTTCGACTTCCTTTGGTGGGTTCAAGCAGAGCGGGCTGGGTCGCGAGAAGGGGCTCAACGGGATGCGGACCTACATGGAGCCGAAGGGTCTCTACTGGCACGTGGGCTGA